AAGGATGCAAATGAAAAAAGCAGCTCCTCGTGGCCTCCCACATCCATGCTTCGGGGCTTCTGGCCCTCAGGGTGGTTCTTGGCTGATGGCCTGGGGTAGGAAAGGGAGGGGGCCCGCATCGCCATCCAGCAGGGGCAGGACGCGGTTAGAGGGCTGCTGCCCAGCCTCCCTCGGGCTGAGAGGGGCCCAAACCAAAACTCCCAGCTTTAGGTCCAAAAGACAGTGGCATTTGGGATTTGGGTCACTggtttagacaaaaaaaaaaaaggcaagtattAACCAAGTCCAAAGGCAGCATGATTTGGAATGATCTAGAAAACTTTGGATTTTTTGAAGTAAATTCTTAATGTTTCATATTGTCAATATCTTGAAAATTTGTTAGATGTCGTTGAAAGCCTTATTACAATATTTTCAGAGCCTTTCAATAAAcagacttgtttaaaaaaaaaaaaaaaaaaagcagctcctAAACAGAGGCTTAAGTTTCCTCTGGCGGCCATTAAATTCTACTCCCcagcaaccaaagaaaaaagaactgaaacaCCAGTGAAAGGAAGTAAACACGAACCCTAAAGAGGGCAATTAAAAAGGGAACTTTGTCAATGTGCATACATAGAGCTAATCAATGCCCTAGGGGAACAAATATTGCTAAGTGATACCAAAGCCAATTAAAACTGGCTGTGCTCAGAGGTAAGACTGTCTGGCAAAGAGTAGAGACTAATTAACTCTGTACAAAAACCTGGCAGGAAAGTCGCATGTGCtttcccaaagaaagaaaattaagcaaCTGAAATCAGATTTCCTTTAGCCAACAAAGTGCTTTCACAAATTTCTTGGAAAATAATAAtcacaaacacattaaaaaaaaccccaaactgtcGTAATGGGAAAATACATTCTAGGTAAAGGAGGATGGTGTTGGGAGGAATCCCCACAACCTTCACAATATTGCCTCAGAACTTCACTGCCCTCTCCCCTGCAGTCATCTGCTGGGAGCCAATGTGCTGCCAAGAATGTTCTCTTTAGTTCATCTACCCAATAGTGCTTCTCTCCAAGTCAGAGTATTTCACAGGAGGTGTCAACAGATCTTTCTAGAATAACCGGACTGGGAAAACAATGGCTACTATGTTATAGGGAAAAATCAAGGTGCAAAgttaacaaacaaaaacctgacaTAACTCCTCTGGTGAGAAGAGGTCgaagaaagaaatcctgcatTCTATGTTCACACCACGCTCCCCTGACTCAGACCATCTCTGGGGTTAGATGACAGATTTTCAGGTCCCAAGGATAACCAAGCAATCCTTTACTTTAGTAACTGCAGTATGGGTAGAAGAGTCATGTTCACCTGTCAAGGCTCCAAAGCTTTACAGAACCATCAGCAGCACAAGAGGCCAGATTGACATCTTTTTGGTCCAAGGAGACAGTGGATTTTGGATGGAATACAATTGCTCCTACATTTGTGTTATGGCCTGAAGGAGTGTAAGAAATCAAAGTTAAAGGTTTCCCACCCCTTACAATTTATGTGCAAAACAGACTATGATGAGTAACACAATATGTATTAGGGAACATGTGGACAAATAGGGTATTGAAGTGATTattgaactattaaaaaaaagactttaaattaatatttaaattacattaaaaagagcaaaatacaaCCTTTACTTTTTTGGGTTCAGAGATTATACAATGCCAGTAACACgagaataaaaatcttaacactGTGTATAAAGTCACGTCTTTCAGCCTTGTGGCGAGAACCAAACCAAGACAATTCAAATCAAGAACTAATCTTgtgtgggggcatctgggtggctcagtaggttaagcatctatctgcatttggctcaggtcatgatcccagggtccagggatcaagtcggccatcgggctccctgcctatcagggagtctgcttctccctctgcccttcaccctgcttgtgctctctctctctccctcaaataaatcttaaaaaaaaaaaaaaaatctgagcataCTGGGTCTGAGTGTCAGGCAGGCAGGATGGTAGAGTTTTGCTGTTTGACAGGGTTCACACTGGGAAGAAGAGTGAGATTGACtgattatgtatgtatgtatgtatgtatgtatgtactgatGGAGTAaagtaacagaaatttattaagtgaagatacagaaaaagctctcaagagtgagACGGTTCCCGACAGGATTGCCCACCAGTGAGgtttatttattaatctttttaaaagttttatttatttgagagagagcatgagaggggagaaggtcagagggagaagcagactccccatggagcagggagcctgatgtgggactcaatcccaggactctgggatcatgacctgagccaaaagcaatcGTTTAACcacgtgagccacccaggtgcctacaAGTGAGGTTTAAACAAAATTCTAACTCACCTCGAAGAGTGTGAAGGAGGTTGCATTCGGGAACAGACCAGAGCTTGCAAAGCCCACTCCTATCAAATATAAAGGAAAGCATCTCAGCCAGGGTTGGTCTGGGAAGGAAAAGGTACCTTGGTAACATTCCTAAAGGACAAGCTCTTCTCTCCCCCAATAAACTTCACAGTggtacacagaaaagaaaaactaaaggctTATGATTTGACGGTTTATAGAAGAAAGCTGCATCCGTATCTCATGCAACCAGATGCCTCTACAGGACTAGAGTTAATATAGTACAAGTTGCTATGCTCCCTAACATTTGGATTGATTAGTGAAGGAAGGTAGGATGAATTAAAGTATctaagaataatattaataacgataatgataataataattaataatgataatattaaaaatgataatattaataatgatatcattattaattaataatgataataaataatgaattaataatattaataatgattaataatgaaagaataatattaataatgatccTTAAATAAGAATAGTATCTTGTTGCTTACGAAgtacttaaaagttttttttagaagactttttatttcagaaaatttccAACAAATTACTTTTATATCTAACACCTCAAATGATTCTTATAGTAGGCCTGTGAGGTACATAATGTATGAACAACCATTTCTACTTATAATGAAGGTAGCTGAAGCTTGGAGAGATAGAGGGATGTGAGTAGGTCCTTGGCTTTCTCCTGAACCAATCTCATTTTCTACCCTGTCAAGTAGTTCCTGTGCAAACAACATAAGGAAGCTTCCCTTCTCACTAGATGGCCATGTTCCACAAAAGTAACTAAATAGAGCGAAACAACAAAGTTATCACATCCTAAGAGCTTTCTGCATACGTAGTGGCAAACTAGGAAAGATAAAAACAGTAATTCATGTTCACTGAGTCCTTACCACATACCACACACTATTAAGGCAAAATGGTTCACAACATCATCTCACCCTGCTTTACGCTTACAGAGTATCTTGCTTGGGTTAcctaactaaaaaagaaaagctatattGAGGTGTGGAAACCTGTCAGTCAATAAACTATGTATCTGCTCCAAAATGCTAGCGTCCAGAACATGACCAGCATGTCATGGATCTCTGGGGTCCCTTGTGAACAGAAAGAACTGCAAAGTGCAGATTATCTTGTGTAATGTAACGGGTGAGAACTGGTGTCTCTAGTTTGGTGCGATCATGAGCAGCAGAGGTAAGGACAGAAACGAACATCTAAGACAaaggctgttttattttttattttttccctgaaTCTGTCCTCCACTTAGGAAAAATATCATTGTAAAAACAGGACTTACCAACAAGCTGTGGCCAGCATTTTGGAATTCGGACTAAAGTGGCAGTAGGAGATAGGTCGATCATCCCCAATCTGACTGCAGAAATTattcaaagacttaaaaaaaaggacaaatggtAACATTAATAGGCTAACCCCAAAGTGTCTTGGCTTTTCCACAATAAGAACACCCAATTTTCTAGTTTTAGCCCACTCCCCAAGATTCTTCTATACGTCTCTTGTTGTTGAGACACTTATGTTCATGGATGGAACTCCAGCATGCTGTCTCTTACACTAGTAGTATCATTACTTTCACTGTCAACTCAGCGTACAAAGGAAAGCCAGGGAAAGAGCTAAAGCACAGCTTTGACATATTAGAAGTGAATTAAAAAGCAGAACCATAGGCCTCCACTGAGTACCAGCCACAGTAGGTTCCTGCCACCCTAACTGATGGCTCCTCCCAAACAGCACGTGTAAGGAGGGCGGCATAATCATAGCTGCCTTTACCTTCATGCAGTAGGCCACAGTAGGCCATCTAATGAGTATTTAAGAGCCCTTACTACACTGGACAATCACTGAGAGCCTCTTACCCGGAGAGATTTGTGCAGCTCTTGCATCTGGGAGGTCCTGGTTGTCTCAGGAATCTCTTTATGGAGACGGGCCTCTTCTAAGCGTTTCATTGCCCTGTGGCACAGATGATTACCGTGAGCGAACAGGTTGAAAAAAGGCTCCACACGAGTATCCCTACCACTCAATTTTCATGTAACCACAGTCTTTCTAACAGATCCTCAGTCCttgagagaaaacaagaaaaaatatgcttctttctccttctagAGGCTCTCTTTACCTGGGCAGTGAATAATTAGCAATCCACAGTCTAGCAACCTTCAGGCTGTTTGGTCCTTCATGGTACCATGTTTGCTGATactgaaagtgaaattaagagcAGAAATGTTAAGTCTGAAGCATTCCTGCCCATCTCATGGCTGTCAATTCTCTATTTCTACTGTAACTGCCCACAAAAAAGGTGAATTAGTTCAGTAATAGGATGAAATCAGGCACATGTGCTTTCTACTGTGTGTTTACGAACTCTTATTAGATTACTTCCCGTTCCTTGTTAAAAGTTTTACCAGGAatgctatgttttttttttcctgaatgggAAACCCACTTATACCTACCTTCACTTACACCTACACAGGAACCACAAACAATTGCCAATAGCTATTCCTAATTGGTGGAATCCTCAGACACATTCCCTTCCCCCTAGCAAAGCAAACCATgacaagagaaaatgagagaactaATCCCTCATTTCCTTCACTTTTGTACTGTGAAGCCAAAGACATATTTTACCTCTTCTTTGGACTTCTTAGATTTCTCATCatcttttttggtcttttttaagGCATCAGTACCAACAACTGAGAGGATATTTCTCAACCTATAACAAAAAAGATTAGAATTTAAATGGAGTTGAGATGAGACTGTGAAGTGTGTCAAAAGGAGAAAGACTGCCCTATTCTCTCACCATTTAAGTGCCAAACAACCTTCTTTAAGAGTCAAGTTGTCATGCCTCAACTTCcagtgtgatttctttttttaaattcctttcttttctcctttccttttctgtaaccTGTACACTCAGTGtgaggcttaaactcacaaccctaagattaagagtcatacactcttctgactgagccagccaggcataaCTCCAATGTGATTTCGTTCACTGAGTCTTCTTTATTTGAAGATTCCCTAATCTGAACTGTAAGCAATTACCCTATTCAATTTAAAGTCAACTAGCCCCAATATTGCTACCATTTGGTCTACGAAGACAGTCAATCTTTGTTCAGTGCCACAATGTGCCAGATATGACTGAGGTGCTAAGTGTACAAAAATGACTAAGAAGCAGTTCTTGATTCCAAGTAGCATAATcctggcagaggggagaggggtggcaGAGAAGGTGGGTGGAAAGTGCCAGGGAACCACAATACACTATACTAAGTATTACAACAGTGGTATGTCCTGGGTGCTAAGGAGGAACATAAAAGAAATACCTAACCTAGGCTTGCAGAGGACCAGGGAAGGTTTCACAGAGGAGGTGTTTCGTAAACTGAGTCCTCAAATAGTAAGGTCAATAGGTCAAGAATGGAGAAGGACAGCTGAAGCAGAAGGTTCAACAAATGCAAAGGTCTGAAGGTAAGAAAACAGTGGTGAGCTTGGAACCACAAATATTTCAGTACGGCTGGGGCATGGAGTGCCAGAGAAGGGCTGGTGTGAGAGAGGACTGCAAATGTAAGTCGGGGCCAGGTCATAAAGAGCTCCTTATGCCTAGTAAGGACGATTTTACATTTGAGAAAGATTTCCTGGGAAAGTAGAGAGAACGGGCTGAAGAGGGAATAATATAAGCAGGGAAATGAACCTACTATTTAGGATCCTCTGACTCTTATTGGTGGACTGAATTAAGACAGTGGCAGGAGGGACTCAAGACGTTTACCTAAAGTCACAATAAGACAGACTTTGCTGTTGGCTGGAAGACAAACGATAAAGAACAATAAAAGCATACCCTTtgaaaatgctattaagaaaGTAACATACCATGACAGACAATAATGAAGGGGCCTACGTTATAAAGGGTCAGATgataaaaaattcttctttgacAGGGTGGTATTTAAGCtaaaaccaaaagaataaaaaggctttaaaaggcaagagaggggaacaaaaagagaaaaaaattaagagggaaaaacagaaaaagagtttGACTATTCAGGAGGACCCTTAAGGGTTCTAAGTTTAGTAAACTGGGAAAGAATGGCATAAGAGGTTGAAGAGCATGATCAACAGCTTTTTTATTCTATGTTTAAGAAGAAGACACTGATGGATTTAAGTAAACAATTAACACAACATGTTTGGGGCTATTGCAATGATCTAGGTGTGAAAGCAATGAAGGTAAAGAAAAGAGGACACACTGGAGGTACCTTTCGGTATAAATCTAGAAATAGAGTTTGCTGATGGATTTCAAAGGACGTGAAGCAACCAAAAATCTGTGAATGGTAGTGTTATTTGCAAGAATAGGAGAAGGGTGGGAAACAAATGGGTTCAACCTAGACATGTCCAGTTTGAAGTACCTACAGAATATCTAGGCTACagagatctgtgaatcatcagaatATACACACTAAATGATGCCACGGGAGTGGATCTGATTGCCCAGGGTGAGGGCAAAATATGGGGAAGAATTGCGATTTATGTAAAGGTTAGGCAGAGGAAAAAGGGGGCTTAGAAGAATTAGCCAGAGAAACAGGAGGGAAATTAAGATTTGGTTTTATGAAAGGGAGTGTTTTCAAGGAGGGAGCGGCTGACAGGGCCATTCTTATTAAAGATGAGTCAGTGACCTTAGTAAAGAGTAATCTTCATGTGGCAGTGGTCCGTCAGTTGGCAGCAGGGCGAAGAGTAAATGAGGGAGAAGGCCCGAAGAGAGTCAGTGCACTGAGGAGTAGATGAGCCTCAAGGAAAAGGAGACCATGGCGGCAGGAGCAGACTGTCATCCATGAATCCGAGGGGCTCGTCACGTCCGGGGCTCATGGGTCACTATTCTCCAAATGCCAGCGGTAGGCAGACGGTGGCACACAGCGCCTCCTCCAACACTGAGCACTGGTGGAGAAAGCACCGACCTGTCCACTCCCCATGTTCCACTCTTCTGGAGGACCTTTTGCACCCCTCCCCTAAGGACAACCAGTCCCCTCCcatctgtccttttctttctgtcctttagCTCTTCCTGCCACCCAGCCACTTGCCCAGGGGAGCCTCCGCCTCCCCTACCCTCCCCACCCTTGTGGCCAGCCAGGCTGGATTTGTAAGATACTGGGTTGATACacagtggttgttttttttttccttgtaatttaaACAAGCCCAGCATTACTGGTTCTATTTAATGGACATGAGATACAGTAGAGGTTTTACAGTGATTAAATGTGCAGActacacaaataaagaaaaaaacgaTGAAAGGGAGAGATGGGACAGTGGACAGAGAGACAAAGGAGGTCCTTATCACGCAGATGACTAGCCTGTCACTAAGAGACTCCAAAACCATAAAATCACAAGAGTATCATCAGAGGAAAGTGCCCCTTTTCAAAAACCACCCCCCAATACTTATCGTTATGTTTTACCACACTGACAAGGGGAACGTGCGCATTGTCTATATTTTCAAAGTTCgacaacaaatatttactcaaCACACAATTCCatattgtgggggtggggggttgcatGTTAACAACTTATTCAcagtttataaagaaaaattagtagCAGAATAAAAAATTGGCTTACTCAGATTATGAGCTAAACTATATAAAACAACTTAGTAAGATGTGGTATTAACATTATTTGAGACATCTATTAAAGTTTTAGCTACAGTATCAACTAAAATTTGAAAGTAGAACCTTGTGATTAAAAAAGAGAGCATAAATTTAGAAAGGGcacctttctcttctttcagcaGGACCCTCTCCAAAAAGCGTTATGGGCTCCCCCAAGGCCCTAAGGCAAGCCTTGACCTCTGAGTCATCAGTGGAAACATTGATTTGCCGGGCTCGCTTTCTTCTCTCAAACTCGGCTAACACTTCGGCCTGTCGTTCACTGATGTGCTCTTCAATTTCAAACACCTCTCCTATAAAAAGAACAGGCAATTATCAGCATAATCACGAGATCTTCTtcaaatgggggaaaaataatttcttacaaTTGCAGTCTGTATATTCTCTAAGAACTAGTCGATTATATACTTCATAGTTTACTGATTCTCAGGTTCTTAAATTGTGCCAAACACAAAAAACTAAATGACACagctttaaaaggaaggaaaacagctcaagtcatcttactttttttttttttaattttaaagattttatttatttgcggggcgcctgggtggctcagttgttaagggtctgctttcagctcaggtcatgatcccggggtcctgggatcaagccccgcatcgggctccctgcttggcgggaggcctgcctctccctctcccactgcttgtgtctctctctcgctgtgtctctgtaaaatacataaattaaatcttaaaaaaagaaaaagattttatttgagaaagcatgTGCATAAGTgcggggaagagcagagggagagggagatgcagactctccactgagcagagagccagtaCAGGGCtcagatcccatgaccctgagatcatgatctgagccaaaatcaagagtcagatgcttaactgactgagtcatgcAGGCACCCCTCGTATCATCTTATTTTGACAACCTTACACCTATGTACACACATAActaagatgaggggcgcctgggtggctcagtagtttgggcctctgccttcggctcgggtcatggtctcagggtcctgggaccgagtcccgcatccggctctctgctcagcggggagcctgcttccccctctctctctgcctgcctctctgcctacttgtgatctctctgtcaaataaataaattctttaaaaaaaaaaacaacacacataaCTAAGATGAGAAAGTAAGAGTACGAAGCACCTTCAGCAAATGACCTCCTATCCAGAAGATAAAATAGACATATTATTTTAACACTTGCCAAAGCTATTCTCTAAAGAAGTCCCAATCTGGGGACATCtacaaatataattaataaactaCCATGAAAATGCTATCCCTTTACTAtaggcttttttttaaatgttcagttagccaacatatagtacattattactTTTGGTgcagtgttcaacgattcattagttgcgtataacatccagtgctcatcacaacacctgctctctttaatacccatcacctggttaccccatcccctgtCCCCCCTTCCTTCTATAACCCTCAATTTATTtcccagagtctctcatggtttgtctccctctctgatttcttcccattcagtttttcctcccttcccctgtggtcctctgggctattccttatgtttcacatatgagtgaaaccatataataattttctttctctgcttgacttatttcaattacataatcctctccagttccatccatgtcttgaCTATATAGGCTTTTTGAACAATCTAGCAGTTAGTTTTAAAACCCACACTGAAtacgtggtttttttttttaaagtaagctccacacccagtgaaGAGCCAAAAGTGAAggtgaactcacaatcctgagataaagacctgatctgagatcaagaatcagatgcttaacagactgagccacccaagcacccccgaatacaaggattttgatgaaaaAGTGAGAATTACAGTGGTGATACAGCCTAAAACAGTTTAAAGAGTTAAAAGTCATTAAAGTGCAtctatatagaaaagaaaatgtgtgggaGGATCAATGAGAAACTTAAGAGAAGTCCTTTCTGTAGAGAAGTCTATTCATTTTCGACTCTCTGTACTGTTTGTGAATTTCTTATGACAAACATTTACAACTTTAGAGACGATCTCAGGTCATAAgactgagcctcacattgggctcccaggtGAGCATGAAGCTTGCTTGGGATGCCTGTGCACTCTCTATATAAATAAAGATATAGAGGACCATTAGTTACTGACGTGGAAAGCTAACCTCAACAGTATCCGTGAAAAACGCAAGTTACAAAGCAACTTGTATATGTttcatttgtgaaaaaaaattattttttacagctttattaaGTTATCAGAAAGATATAGAGCCAATAAAATTTACAGGATTTTCTACTTTACACATTACTACactttgattttttaagatttatttatctatttgagagagagcaaaagagagcaggCATGTGCacaggagtgagagagagaagcagactccagctgagcagagccaaatgtggggcttgatcccagggccccaagattatgacctgagacaaagacagacacttaactgactgagccacccaggcaccctaacactttgatttcttttaaaataaaaatattacttttggagcgcctgggtggctcagtgggttaagcctctgcctttggcttgggtcatgatctcagtgtcctgggatcgagccccgcatcgggctctccgctctgcggggagcctgcttccctccccccctctgcctgcctctctgcctacttgtgacgtctctctctctgtccaataaatttttaaaaatgtttaaaaaaatattacatttatgatttaaaacagatctttcacttaaaaattgggaaactaaaaaggaaaaaaatgttacaaacCAGAGTTGCTCCAAACCAATGCCAAAACTTTACTAGATCTTCAGAAGACAAATGGGATAAATTTGAATCCAAACACACACTGATTAATTCCTGATAAGATTACTAATGACTCAGTGGAAGAAAAACTGTATAAAAGGTCTCAAGAGACAGGCTCTTTGGATGATACTGACCAGGGTAGGCAAAGGATGGCCTTACACAGATCCAGGTCTAACTGAAATTTCTGACTAtgatacaaagataaagagactCACAATTTGCATCTTACCAGAGGTTATGTTAATATTCCCTGCTTCAATTCCAGCTTTAAGTCCTTCTTTTCCCAAAATCCCAGACTCTCCTTTGGCCAGacgctccctctccttctcttccaaaCTCCCATAATAGATGTGTGGTTTCTTCACAACAGGAGCAACTAAGTCATCAGGTGCCTTAGTTTTGGTTGCCTGATAAATCAAAGACATGGATTAACCTGAGCCTTAATCTCAGTCATTTATTAGGCTCCGCTGAAGGATGGAGCGCCTCAAAGGAAAGAACAAGTTGGTCACCGGTTAAGATATCTTCATGCTGGGGGCAGCCGGGATGGGGGTGTCTCTCAATTACTTAGGTTTTGCAGATAGGAAGAAGTTAATAAAACTAGTTAATTACTCTTGGTAATTTTTCTATCACAGATTTGCTTTGGAACATAGTTACATCATTCCGTTGCAATCTCCTCTTGGGTTTTACGAAACTTCCAAGGCTACTGCTCATCACAGGAGAAATATCAAGGACCGTAGGACAATATATATGAAGTTAGGAAGTCTTACTACAATTAAGAAATGTGACGTACACATAAATCTGAGCCGAGACACTACTCCCTTCCAGAGCT
Above is a window of Meles meles chromosome 11, mMelMel3.1 paternal haplotype, whole genome shotgun sequence DNA encoding:
- the PRPF4 gene encoding U4/U6 small nuclear ribonucleoprotein Prp4 isoform X1, which produces MATSRASSTATKTKAPDDLVAPVVKKPHIYYGSLEEKERERLAKGESGILGKEGLKAGIEAGNINITSGEVFEIEEHISERQAEVLAEFERRKRARQINVSTDDSEVKACLRALGEPITLFGEGPAERRERLRNILSVVGTDALKKTKKDDEKSKKSKEEYQQTWYHEGPNSLKVARLWIANYSLPRAMKRLEEARLHKEIPETTRTSQMQELHKSLRSLNNFCSQIGDDRPISYCHFSPNSKMLATACWSGLCKLWSVPECNLLHTLRGHNTNVGAIVFHPKSTVSLDQKDVNLASCAADGSVKLWSLDSDEPVADIEGHTVRVARVMWHPSGRFLGTTCYDRSWRLWDLEAQEEILHQEGHSMGVYDIAFHQDGSLAGTGGLDAFGRVWDLRTGRCIMFLEGHLKEIYGINFSPNGYHIATGSGDNTCKVWDLRQRRCVYTIPAHQNLVTGVKFEPIHGNFLLTGAYDNTAKIWTHPGWSPLKTLAGHEGKVMGLDISSDGQLIATCSYDRTFKLWMAE